In Liquorilactobacillus nagelii DSM 13675, the following proteins share a genomic window:
- a CDS encoding adenine deaminase C-terminal domain-containing protein, with amino-acid sequence MTKVDLLIKNGKVFNSYLRKFIAADIAIKAGKFYWVAQDIKSVEPKKVLNLHGKYIAPGLVDSHMHIESSMTTPAIMGQNCAKYGTTTIIADDHEIANVAGIEGLKRFMSQKSLTDIFFAIPSSVPSTTPELETTGGLIAEKETTELLKDPQIVCLGEAMNFKGITSDDDSLIKRLIKICRKERPTMPLEGHCPKYSGEDLAKFIYAGITSDHTQQTPESILEKVSNGMFVQLQKKSLTKEVISAVIDHNLFEHVAIVTDDIMPDDLLQGHLNLLVKRAIQLGMKPEDAIYISSFTPARRMGLWDRGSIAPGRVADFIIINDLQNFEIQNVYKNGVLVDPEEKLIPEFDFGPELLHSIKADKLTVNDIELKTNLVANGEVVANVIQISKVGTFTKRVQRKITVQDHRVLWHESGLALLFIQERYGKTNGELSYGLVEGALSGKGAIGATWAHDHHNLMVIGTDLTSMILVQNQLVKQQGGYIAAIENKITANAPLPVGGVVSQAPISLLGKQIKQVRSAMNQLGYFNTNEIMSFSTLSLLVSQEIKMSDKGMFDVKTQNKIPLFSKDETNE; translated from the coding sequence ATGACAAAAGTAGATTTATTAATTAAAAATGGTAAAGTTTTCAATAGCTATTTGCGTAAGTTTATTGCAGCGGATATAGCAATTAAAGCTGGTAAATTTTACTGGGTAGCTCAGGATATAAAATCAGTTGAACCAAAAAAGGTTCTAAATTTGCACGGAAAATATATCGCACCTGGGTTGGTTGATTCTCATATGCATATTGAAAGTTCAATGACCACGCCAGCCATTATGGGACAAAACTGTGCTAAGTATGGTACAACGACAATTATTGCTGATGATCACGAAATTGCTAACGTTGCTGGCATTGAGGGCTTGAAAAGATTTATGTCCCAGAAATCATTAACCGACATTTTCTTTGCAATTCCTTCGTCAGTGCCTTCAACTACACCTGAATTGGAAACAACTGGCGGATTAATTGCTGAAAAGGAGACAACTGAATTACTAAAAGATCCTCAAATTGTTTGTTTGGGCGAAGCAATGAATTTTAAGGGAATTACTTCGGATGATGATTCGTTAATCAAACGATTAATCAAAATATGTCGAAAAGAGCGACCGACGATGCCCTTAGAAGGACATTGTCCCAAATATTCTGGTGAAGATTTAGCTAAGTTTATCTATGCTGGCATTACTTCGGATCATACTCAGCAAACACCGGAATCGATCCTCGAAAAAGTCAGCAATGGCATGTTCGTTCAGTTACAAAAAAAATCGCTGACCAAGGAAGTTATTAGTGCGGTTATTGATCATAACTTGTTTGAGCATGTCGCGATAGTTACAGATGATATTATGCCAGATGATCTTTTGCAAGGACATTTGAATTTACTTGTTAAAAGAGCAATTCAGCTGGGAATGAAGCCTGAGGACGCAATTTATATTTCTTCATTTACTCCTGCTAGAAGAATGGGGTTATGGGATCGGGGATCAATTGCACCGGGAAGAGTTGCTGACTTTATTATTATCAATGATCTACAGAATTTTGAGATTCAAAATGTTTATAAAAATGGAGTTTTGGTTGATCCAGAAGAAAAACTAATTCCAGAATTTGACTTTGGACCAGAATTACTTCATTCAATTAAAGCTGATAAGCTAACGGTAAATGATATTGAGTTGAAAACTAACCTAGTGGCCAACGGTGAAGTAGTTGCTAATGTTATTCAAATCAGTAAAGTAGGGACTTTCACTAAAAGAGTTCAGCGGAAAATAACGGTTCAAGATCATCGTGTGCTTTGGCATGAGTCGGGATTAGCACTCTTGTTTATTCAAGAAAGATATGGAAAAACTAATGGTGAGTTGTCATATGGTTTAGTTGAAGGAGCACTTTCAGGCAAAGGAGCAATTGGTGCTACTTGGGCACATGATCACCATAATTTAATGGTGATCGGTACCGATTTGACCTCAATGATCTTAGTCCAAAATCAGTTAGTCAAACAACAAGGCGGCTATATTGCAGCAATTGAGAATAAAATAACTGCGAATGCTCCTTTGCCAGTTGGTGGGGTCGTTAGTCAGGCACCAATTAGTCTGTTAGGAAAGCAGATAAAGCAAGTTAGGTCAGCGATGAACCAGCTTGGATATTTCAATACTAATGAAATCATGTCATTTTCAACCCTTTCATTATTAGTTTCTCAGGAGATAAAGATGTCTGATAAAGGGATGTTTGATGTCAAGACGCAAAATAAAATACCTCTTTTTAGTAAGGATGAGACAAATGAGTGA
- a CDS encoding ABC transporter substrate-binding protein — MGAALTGIVGSTTSSADASSNLTVSTFGMSTKQMQKDVLNPFAKAFGVKVKTQFGDSSTRLTQIEHNTNSGVDVVELAQNNAMTGQQKKLFKKIDTSKIKNYKYLSTAQKKIVKQTNSVPYTINSVGIIYNPKKVKINSWNDLWSKKLRNKIAIPDITTTFGPAMLYIAGDHAGKSVTSDNASAAFKAIKELKPNVVKTYTQSSDLTNMFKTGEIDAAVVGDYSVAMIKESNPNVKYLVPKSGTYANYDTVSILKNSKNSAAAYKYINYRLSAKLQKKVASAKSLNNAPVNSSVKLSAEDAKNKTYGSIAKRAKTIDFSYVNSHLSKWIAKWNNIMNN; from the coding sequence GGGAATTGTTGGTTCAACTACTTCAAGTGCAGATGCATCAAGTAATTTAACTGTCTCGACTTTTGGAATGTCAACTAAACAGATGCAAAAGGATGTCTTGAATCCATTTGCTAAGGCCTTTGGAGTAAAAGTTAAGACACAATTTGGCGACAGTTCAACGCGTTTAACACAAATTGAGCATAATACAAATAGTGGGGTTGATGTAGTTGAATTAGCACAGAACAACGCAATGACCGGTCAACAAAAAAAGCTATTTAAGAAGATCGATACATCAAAAATTAAGAATTACAAATATTTATCAACTGCTCAGAAAAAAATAGTTAAGCAAACCAATAGCGTTCCTTATACTATCAATAGTGTTGGAATTATTTATAATCCCAAGAAAGTAAAAATCAATAGTTGGAATGACTTATGGTCTAAAAAACTAAGAAATAAAATTGCAATTCCTGATATTACAACGACATTTGGTCCTGCAATGCTCTATATTGCTGGCGATCACGCGGGCAAATCAGTAACCAGTGATAATGCTAGTGCGGCCTTCAAAGCAATCAAAGAACTTAAGCCGAATGTAGTTAAAACATATACCCAATCTTCAGATCTGACTAATATGTTCAAAACCGGAGAGATTGATGCTGCAGTTGTAGGGGATTATTCAGTTGCGATGATCAAAGAGTCAAATCCAAATGTTAAATATTTGGTACCGAAATCCGGAACATATGCAAATTATGATACTGTTTCAATTTTGAAAAACAGCAAGAATTCGGCAGCTGCCTATAAATATATTAACTACCGTTTAAGTGCTAAGTTACAAAAGAAAGTTGCTAGTGCAAAATCCTTGAATAATGCTCCAGTAAATTCTTCGGTAAAACTCTCAGCTGAAGATGCTAAGAATAAAACTTATGGAAGCATTGCCAAAAGAGCAAAAACAATTGATTTTTCATATGTAAATAGTCATTTATCAAAATGGATCGCAAAATGGAACAATATCATGAATAATTAG